The following are encoded in a window of Panicum virgatum strain AP13 chromosome 5N, P.virgatum_v5, whole genome shotgun sequence genomic DNA:
- the LOC120672764 gene encoding regulator of telomere elongation helicase 1 homolog isoform X1 — MPVYNIRGVDVDFPFDAYDCQITYMDRVIESLQQGKNALLESPTGTGKTLCLLCASLAWRRTFGEFLRGGRGGGRGGGGSQQPHYGSQQPHYGSQLSGSQQPGDPVSPQEHSGCPVSQQQHSGYPVIIYASRTHSQLRQVIKELKATSYRPKMAVLGSREQMCIHSEVSKLRGRAQNNACHFLCKKRRCQHNNNVSEFMKNKPDFGSKPFDIEDLVNIGKGKSNGPCPYYISRELSKSVDILFAPYNYLIDPGNRRSLNSIPWDNAVLIFDEAHNLESICADAASFDLHPNNLTACVAEANECIKLCSAKRSTENSADKQFDPENYAILKALLMALEKKIGELVIESKELGCTKAGSYIYDFLSELNITSDTSKKLIETIDCASLLLEEGNSAETGPGAQAKATVSRLESIRDILDIIFRGGGQDHAKYYRFHVNESQQTSGDALKVLGKSSRTLSWWCFNPGLAMEEFLKLGVRSIILTSGTLSPLDSLAMELNLEFPVRLENPHVISPDQIWVGVVPVGPSGQALNSSYRTRETIQYKQELGTAIVNFARIVPDGLLVFFPSYSMMDKCVEFWKTRNHSNSASENTIWQRICKHKQPVIEPRQSSNFPSAIEDYAAKLRDSSISGAIFFAVCRGKVSEGLDFADRAGRAVIVTGMPFATPTDPKVRLKREYLDKQGTPSKNIKMLTGNEWYLQQAARAVNQAVGRVIRHRHDYGAIIYCDERFAWPSYQSQMSYWLRPYIKCYSKYGEVVQGLTRFFRDKATSDPLKLKQTDCNDCIAPVTNKSIPEENLSDLAANAQNEYPQITLSVNSTMKSNFMKLAQITPANRSTLATKHNSSSTSQLFSEDQLSRDTKVVDMTDDVAIHGHLKEHTFKSLGLKKAKLMDRSKDAAGLDDVSSKLPQNIESRALASYQGEGSTPQSKKSTIEKACGKNEGTCEKSEGQESNSGTAFLKLAREMLSGAEYREFVEYMKALKLKTMHIKDSLEEIAKLFSSPGRLPLLEGFRVFVPKSHLPLYEQLLRKYSVCSTS, encoded by the exons GAGCCAGCAGCCAGGGGACCCCGTGTCTCCGCAGGAGCACTCCGGGTGCCCCGTGTCTCAGCAGCAGCACTCGGGGTACCCCGTGATCATATACGCCTCCCGGACGCACAGCCAGCTCCGGCAGGTCATCAAGGAGCTCAAGGCCACCAGCTACAG GCCGAAAATGGCAGTGCTGGGCTCCCGTGAGCAGATGTGCATCCATAGCGAAGTGAGCAAACTCCGTGGAAGAGCACAGAACAATGCCTGTCACTTCCTCTGCAAGAAACGCCGGTGCCAGCATAATAACAATGTCTCTG AGTTCATGAAAAACAAACCTGACTTTGGGAGCAAGCCTTTTGACATAGAAGATTTAGTTAATATTGGTAAAGGGAAATCTAACGGCCC GTGCCCATATTACATCTCCCGGGAACTTTCAAAGTCAGTTGATATCTTGTTTGCTCCTTACAACTATCTTATTGATCCGGGAAACCGTCGTTCCTTAAATAGCATACCATGGGACAATGCAGTACTTATATTTGATGAAGCACACAACTTG GAGAGTATATGTGCAGATGCAGCTTCTTTTGACTTACATCCAAATAATCTAACTGCTTGTGTAGCAGAAGCTAATGAATGCATCAAACTGTGTTCAGCAAAGAGGTCGACTGAAAATTCTGCTGATAAACAATTTGACCCCGAAAATTATGCAATCCTCAAAG CTCTCTTAATGGCACTTGAGAAAAAAATTGGTGAGTTGGTAATCGAATCCAAGGAGTTGGGCTGCACAAAAGCTGGGAGTTACATATACGATTTTCTCTCTGAACTGAATATTACGTCTGACACATCCAAAAAACTAATTGAGACAATTGATTGCGCTTCACTGCTATTAGAGGAAG GAAATTCTGCTGAAACTGGACCAGGTGCCCAGGCAAAGGCCACAGTGTCTAGATTGGAGTCAATTAGGGACATTTTAGACATAATTTTTAGGGGAGGTGGTCAAGACCATGCAAAATATTATCGT TTTCATGTGAATGAATCTCAGCAAACATCTGGAGATGCATTGAAAGTTCTGG GTAAATCTTCAAGAACCCTTAGTTGGTGGTGTTTCAACCCGGGGCTTGCGATGGAAGAATTTCTCAAGCTGGGTGTGCGCTCCATTATATTAACTTCTGGCACTTTATCTCCCTTGGATTCACTCGCCATGGAACTAAACCT TGAATTCCCAGTTAGACTAGAGAATCCTCATGTCATTTCCCCAGATCAAATATGGGTTGGAGTAGTGCCTGTTGGCCCTTCTGGACAAGCACTTAATTCTTCTTATCGTACGCGTGAGACTATACAATATAAACAAGAATTGGGTACTGCTATAG TAAACTTTGCACGCATTGTGCCAGATGGACTCCTTGTTTTCTTCCCTTCATATTCTATGATGGATAAGTGTGTCGAATTCTGGAAAACTAGG AACCATTCAAATTCAGCATCTGAGAACACGATCTGGCAGCGAATCTGTAAGCACAAGCAGCCAGTTATAGAGCCTAGGCAGTCATCAAACTTTCCAAGTGCAATCGAG GATTATGCAGCGAAATTACGCGATTCTTCTATTTCTGGGGCAATATTTTTTGCAGTTTGTCGTGGCAAA GTTAGTGAGGGTCTTGATTTTGCTGACCGTGCTGGGAGGGCAGTAATAGTTACTGGAATGCCCTTTGCTACCCCAACTGATCCTAAG GTTCGGCTCAAGCGTGAGTATTTGGATAAGCAGGGCACACCATCTAAGAACATAAAG ATGTTGACAGGAAACGAATGGTATTTGCAACAAGCAGCAAGGGCTGTCAATCAGGCTGTTGGACGTGTTATCAGACATCGCCATGACTATGGAGCTATTATATATTGTGACGAAAG GTTTGCGTGGCCAAGTTATCAATCTCAGATGTCATATTGGCTCCGACCATACATAAAG TGCTACTCAAAATATGGAGAAGTAGTCCAAGGATTGACCCGTTTTTTTCGAGATAAAGCTACTTCAGATCCTTTAAAGCTAAAACAAACAGATTGTAATG ATTGTATAGCACCAGTGACAAACAAATCCATACCTGAAGAGAACCTATCAGATTTG GCTGCCAATGCACAAAATGAGTACCCGCAAATTACATTATCAGTAAATTCGACCATGAAGAGTAACTTTATGAAGTTGGCTCAGATCACTCCTGCTAATCGTTCTACCCTTGCTACAAAGCACAACTCTTCATCGACGTCACAGCTCTTCTCTGAAGACCAACTGTCACGGGATACTAAGGTTGTTGATATGACTGATGATGTGGCAATACATGGGCATCTGAAGGAACATACCTTCAAGTCTTTAGGACTTAAAAAAGCTAAACTAATGGACAGATCCAAAGATGCTGCTGGCTTGGATGATGTCTCTTCAAAATTGCCTCAAAATATAGAGTCAAGAGCTTTGGCCAGCTACCAGGGTGAAGGATCTACACCTCAATCAAAGAAAAGCACCATAGAAAAAGCATGTGGAAAGAATGAGGGTACCTGTGAAAAATCTGAAGGCCAGGAATCTAACTCAGGGACAGCCTTCTTGAAGCTG GCTCGAGAAATGCTTAGTGGCGCAGAGTACAGAGAATTTGTTGAATATATGAAGGCCTTAAAATTGAAGACTATGCATATCAAAGATTCACTTGAAGAAATAGCAAAGCTTTTCTCCTCTCCAGGAAGACTTCCACTTCTTGAAGG GTTCAGGGTTTTTGTTCCAAAGAGCCATCTTCCGCTATATGAGCAGCTTCTTCGAAAATATAGTGTTTGTAGTACATCATAA